A region from the Acipenser ruthenus chromosome 13, fAciRut3.2 maternal haplotype, whole genome shotgun sequence genome encodes:
- the LOC117417877 gene encoding G-protein coupled receptor 26-like: MDAVEVIVSFLIVVIIIVSLLSNVVVLICFLYSAEIRKQVPGLFILNLTFCNLLMTVLNMPLTLVGIINKEHPGGGGFCQIVGFLETFLTTTSMLSMAALSIDRWIAVVFPLSYHSKMRHKDAAIMLGYTWLHSMSFSTVSVCLSWVGYHQLYASCTLCNGRAHNNRTQFVIFTVVFHVLTFLLSLIVLCFTYLKVLKVARFHCKRIDIITMQTLVLLVDIHPSVRQRCLEEQKRRRQRATKKISTFIGTFVLCFAPYVITRLVELSSAVPISPHWGVVSKCLAYSKAASDPFVYSLLRNQYRKTCTDIINRVLKRSSLNSSRIRGENGRSTIIQTTA, translated from the exons ATGGACGCAGTGGAGGTAATTGTATCTTTCCTGATAGTAGTGATCATCATTGTATCGTTGCTGTCCAACGTGGTGGTGctgatttgttttttgtacagCGCGGAGATTCGGAAGCAAGTTCCCGGTTTATTTATCCTTAACCTGACCTTTTGCAACTTGTTGATGACTGTGTTGAACATGCCGTTGACTTTGGTGGGAATTATCAACAAGGAGCACCCAGGAGGGGGAGGATTCTGCCAAATTGTGGGTTTTTTAGAGACCTTTCTCACCACTACTTCCATGCTGAGCATGGCAGCTCTGAGCATCGACAGGTGGATAGCGGTTGTTTTCCCTTTGAGTTACCATTCAAAAATGCGCCACAAAGATGCTGCCATAATGCTCGGTTACACGTGGTTGCATTCCATGTCCTTCTCCACCGTGTCGGTTTGCCTTTCGTGGGTGGGGTACCATCAACTTTACGCTTCCTGTACTCTGTGCAACGGGAGAGCGCACAACAACAGGACCCAGTTTGTGATTTTTACAGTGGTGTTCCATGTCCTTACCTTTCTCCTTTCCTTGATAGTCTTGTGTTTTACTTACCTGAAAGTGCTCAAAGTGGCACGCTTTCACTGTAAGAGAATAGACATTATCACAATGCAGACTTTGGTGCTACTAGTGGACATTCACCCAAG TGTTCGACAGCGTTGCCTTGAGGAGCAGAAGAGACGGAGACAACGAGCTACAAAGAAAATTAGCACCTTTATCGGCacatttgttctttgttttgcacCATATGTAATAACAAG GCTTGTGGAGCTGTCTTCAGCAGTGCCTATCAGCCCTCATTGGGGAGTTGTTTCCAAGTGCTTGGCTTACAGCAAAGCGGCTTCAGATCCCTTTGTGTACTCGCTTCTCCGGAATCAGTACAGGAAGACATGCACTGATATTATTAACAGAGTCCTGAAAAGGAGCTCACTAAACTCGTCTAGAATAAGGGGTGAGAACGGAAGAAGCACCATCATCCAAACCACGGCATGA